One window of the Methyloceanibacter stevinii genome contains the following:
- a CDS encoding methyltransferase family protein, whose protein sequence is MDETEQREIEERLKEQIASYHEAALLFTAVTAGLPDLLKAEPRDPEALANDLGLAAGPLRRLLRGLVAMRLCEELDDGRFALRPPPNASPTAIPRTSARRPSSSWGNTGCLDVHDVFAAHGRALAALRPQQTAADWRGAKSDEAGSCSAMWPRRSWPIRAACTRP, encoded by the coding sequence ATGGACGAGACGGAGCAGCGCGAGATCGAGGAGCGGCTCAAGGAGCAAATCGCGTCCTATCACGAAGCGGCCCTGCTCTTCACCGCGGTCACGGCGGGCCTGCCCGATCTTCTGAAGGCCGAGCCGCGCGACCCTGAAGCGCTCGCTAACGACCTGGGGCTTGCCGCCGGCCCCCTGCGGCGCCTCCTGCGCGGCCTCGTGGCGATGCGGCTGTGCGAGGAGCTGGACGACGGCCGTTTCGCGCTGCGCCCGCCGCCGAATGCCTCACCTACGGCAATCCCTCGAACCTCAGCGAGAAGGCCTTCGTCGTCGTGGGGCAATACTGGATGCCTGGATGTCCATGATGTATTCGCTGCGCACGGGCGAGCCCTCGCTGCCCTTCGCCCTCAACAGACGGCGGCAGACTGGCGCGGCGCCAAATCCGACGAGGCCGGTTCCTGTTCCGCTATGTGGCCAAGGAGGAGCTGGCCAATCCGGGCAGCATGCACGAGGCCCTAG
- a CDS encoding methyltransferase — protein sequence MAGGRAGARPVSQGHRLRCPPVLDDAMRLFDVLEFADRIEFLPGDAREEVPAVADIYVLKSVLQQHDDKDAAAILENCRRAMTPGARLVVHERLMPEDPSADPEAIMIDLHMMAITGGKTRTLAEMESLISSAGLSVAGHRKTSGGMTAIDVRTP from the coding sequence CTGGCTGGCGGACGTGCTGGAGCGCGACCCGTCTCTCAAGGGCATCGTCTTCGATGCCCGCCGGTGCTGGACGATGCGATGCGGCTGTTCGACGTCCTGGAGTTCGCGGACCGAATCGAGTTCCTCCCCGGCGATGCCCGCGAGGAGGTTCCCGCTGTCGCCGACATCTATGTCCTGAAGAGCGTGCTGCAGCAGCACGACGACAAGGACGCCGCCGCGATCCTCGAGAACTGCCGCCGGGCGATGACGCCTGGCGCACGCCTCGTCGTCCACGAGCGGCTGATGCCCGAAGACCCCAGCGCCGACCCCGAGGCGATCATGATTGACCTGCACATGATGGCGATCACGGGCGGCAAAACGCGCACCCTGGCGGAGATGGAATCATTGATCTCAAGCGCCGGTCTGAGCGTCGCCGGACACCGCAAGACCAGCGGCGGCATGACCGCGATCGACGTCCGCACCCCCTGA
- a CDS encoding RsmB/NOP family class I SAM-dependent RNA methyltransferase encodes MTPAGRASAAIEVLTDLGARKRPASEALKDWGSAHRFAGSGDRAAIGSLVFDCLRQRASLGAAMEDDGPRALVLRALVSAWGMSADSVDRLFDGSRFAPEPLTEVERAGLTRVLSPDVPAWVRGDYPEWLEDSFAAVFGEDAVAEGAALSVRAPVDLRVNTLKANRDKVLKALARFTPQPTAYGRHGLRIAPRQGSARTPHVEADAAHGKGWSRGPGRGAQIAAAMTGAGPREQVIDLCAGAGGKTLALAAAMANTGQLYAYDANRMRLRPIFDRLRRAAPATCRCWRAGSTRGSRPEGRMDRVVIDAPCTGSGTWRRRPDAKWRLTPDMLSGRMADQVAVLARARDLVKPGGRLTYITCSVLPGENREQVDSFLERHPEFALKPWREVWEEAIEADAPASADGSDETLLMTPRSHGTDGFFVATLERQA; translated from the coding sequence ATGACACCGGCGGGAAGAGCAAGCGCGGCCATCGAAGTGCTGACCGACTTGGGCGCGCGCAAGCGGCCGGCCTCCGAGGCGCTGAAGGATTGGGGGAGCGCCCATCGCTTCGCCGGATCCGGCGACCGGGCGGCGATCGGCAGCCTCGTGTTCGATTGCCTGCGGCAGCGCGCCTCTCTCGGCGCGGCCATGGAAGATGACGGCCCTCGGGCGCTCGTCTTGCGGGCTCTCGTGAGCGCTTGGGGCATGAGCGCCGACAGCGTGGATAGGCTCTTCGACGGCAGCCGTTTCGCGCCCGAGCCATTGACCGAGGTGGAGCGGGCAGGGCTCACGCGCGTGCTATCGCCGGACGTTCCGGCCTGGGTGCGCGGGGATTATCCCGAGTGGCTGGAGGACTCTTTTGCGGCCGTCTTCGGGGAGGACGCGGTGGCCGAGGGCGCGGCGCTTTCGGTGCGTGCGCCGGTCGATCTGCGGGTGAACACGCTCAAAGCAAACCGTGACAAGGTCTTGAAAGCATTGGCGCGTTTCACGCCTCAGCCGACCGCCTATGGGCGCCACGGATTGCGCATCGCGCCTCGGCAAGGATCGGCGCGGACGCCCCATGTGGAGGCGGACGCGGCCCATGGAAAGGGGTGGTCTCGAGGTCCAGGACGAGGCGCACAGATCGCGGCCGCCATGACCGGCGCCGGGCCGCGTGAGCAGGTCATCGACCTGTGCGCCGGTGCCGGCGGCAAGACCTTGGCGCTGGCGGCGGCGATGGCGAACACCGGCCAGCTCTATGCCTATGACGCGAACCGCATGCGACTTCGTCCGATCTTCGACCGCTTGCGGCGGGCGGCGCCCGCAACGTGCAGGTGCTGGAGGGCGGGGTCGACGCGGGGCTCGCGCCCCGAGGGCCGGATGGACAGGGTCGTCATCGACGCGCCCTGCACGGGCTCGGGAACCTGGCGGCGGCGCCCGGACGCTAAATGGCGCCTGACGCCGGACATGCTCTCGGGGCGCATGGCCGACCAGGTCGCGGTGCTGGCGCGGGCGCGGGATCTCGTGAAGCCCGGCGGCCGGCTCACCTACATTACGTGTTCAGTGCTGCCAGGCGAGAACCGCGAGCAGGTGGACAGCTTCCTGGAGCGCCATCCGGAGTTCGCCCTGAAGCCTTGGCGAGAGGTCTGGGAGGAGGCGATCGAGGCGGACGCGCCGGCCTCCGCGGACGGGTCCGACGAGACGCTGCTCATGACGCCGCGCAGCCACGGCACGGACGGTTTCTTCGTGGCTACGCTGGAACGGCAGGCTTGA
- a CDS encoding MAPEG family protein: MSLAAILLPMFLQVALTFALLFWMIILRLRAIRKGDVHPEVAASRQADWPPYVQQVSNAFHNAMEMPTLFYVVVLLGFMTKTLDTTVYVLMWMFTLSRIGHTAIHVTSNKLAHRTPMFLLGAISLALMWILVAGRILVFQTN, from the coding sequence ATGTCGCTCGCAGCCATACTACTGCCCATGTTTCTGCAGGTCGCGCTGACCTTTGCCCTGCTGTTCTGGATGATCATCTTGCGGCTCCGGGCCATCCGGAAGGGCGACGTGCACCCCGAAGTAGCGGCCTCGCGCCAGGCGGATTGGCCCCCTTACGTGCAGCAGGTCAGCAATGCCTTCCACAATGCGATGGAGATGCCCACGCTGTTCTACGTCGTCGTGCTTCTCGGCTTCATGACCAAGACCCTCGACACGACGGTCTATGTGCTCATGTGGATGTTCACCCTTTCCCGGATCGGCCACACCGCCATCCATGTGACGAGCAACAAGCTCGCGCATCGGACGCCCATGTTCCTGCTCGGCGCCATTTCACTGGCGCTGATGTGGATTCTTGTCGCCGGCCGAATCCTCGTGTTCCAGACGAACTGA
- a CDS encoding tetratricopeptide repeat protein, with protein sequence MRMRAFPMFSVGAALAAGLLAVALLAHPAAAKDDKSSDPCFDGKLSIKEVLEACQAFIDGGSDDKTLLIRAHSVRAMGLSATGNLDEAMVDINAAVEIDPKRANSYFMRAAAYDAMKDYDNAITDLDQAIELKDDDGDYYLLRGLVYTHKNDLDTALTDLNKKVELDPKAVNGYSSRGEIYRKRKEYDESIADYTKVIELDPETAKGYVDRGWVYVLNDDLDNAGPDFDTALKIQGNNALALVGRGVVKSRTGEPTDGSADLRMAERLEPGVFDQVRAMGVK encoded by the coding sequence ATGCGCATGCGCGCTTTTCCCATGTTTTCCGTCGGAGCGGCCCTCGCGGCCGGGCTTCTCGCCGTTGCGCTTCTCGCGCACCCCGCCGCCGCCAAGGACGACAAGTCCTCGGACCCCTGCTTCGACGGCAAGCTGAGCATCAAGGAAGTGCTCGAAGCCTGCCAGGCCTTTATCGACGGGGGCAGCGACGACAAGACACTCCTCATTCGCGCCCATAGCGTGCGCGCCATGGGCCTCTCGGCAACCGGCAATCTCGATGAGGCGATGGTCGACATCAACGCCGCCGTCGAGATCGATCCGAAGCGCGCCAACAGCTACTTCATGCGCGCGGCTGCCTACGACGCCATGAAGGATTACGACAACGCGATCACCGATCTGGACCAGGCCATCGAGCTGAAGGACGACGACGGGGACTATTATCTGCTGCGCGGCCTCGTCTACACCCACAAGAACGATCTCGACACGGCGCTCACCGATCTGAACAAAAAGGTCGAGTTGGACCCGAAAGCCGTCAACGGCTATTCCAGCCGCGGCGAGATCTACCGCAAACGCAAGGAATACGATGAGTCGATCGCCGATTACACGAAGGTGATCGAACTCGATCCCGAGACCGCGAAAGGCTACGTCGATCGCGGCTGGGTCTATGTTCTGAACGATGATCTCGACAATGCGGGCCCCGACTTCGACACGGCCCTGAAGATTCAGGGGAACAACGCGCTGGCCCTGGTCGGCCGGGGCGTTGTGAAGAGCCGGACCGGCGAACCCACGGACGGCAGTGCCGACCTCAGGATGGCCGAGAGGCTCGAGCCCGGCGTGTTCGATCAGGTCCGCGCAATGGGCGTCAAATAG
- the guaB gene encoding IMP dehydrogenase produces the protein MPDGQSSHENSRFPDSAMALTFDDVLIRPGPSEVLPNEVEVASKVTKSISVNIPILSSAMDTVTEARLAIAMAQAGGIGVIHRNMDADLQAAEVAQVKKFESGMVVNPVTTNPGARLAEALGLMARNSISGIPVVEPDSGRLVGIVTNRDVRFATNEEQPVSELMTKDLVTVKDNVDMEEAKRLLHQHRIEKLLVVDDDYRCIGLITVKDIEKARAHPNACKDDQGRLRVAAATSVGDSGFERAEQLIDAGVDLIVVDTAHGHSRLVLDQVGRIKRISNVVQVVAGNVATAEGTKALIDAAADAIKVGIGPGSICTTRIVAGVGVPQFSALLESVEEAKKAGVPVISDGGIRYSGDMAKALAAGADCVMLGSLLAGTDESPGEVFLYQGRSYKSYRGMGSISAMARGSADRYFQQEIKDTLKLVPEGIEGQVPYKGPAGSVLHQLIGGLRASMGYTGSRTIDDFQDRTKFIRISTASFRESHVHDVTITRESPNYPREN, from the coding sequence ATGCCCGACGGGCAGTCTTCACACGAAAATTCCCGCTTTCCCGACAGCGCCATGGCGCTCACCTTCGACGACGTTCTGATCCGCCCCGGGCCATCGGAAGTTCTGCCGAACGAGGTGGAGGTCGCCTCGAAAGTCACGAAATCCATCTCCGTGAATATTCCGATCCTGTCCTCCGCGATGGACACGGTCACAGAGGCCCGTCTTGCAATCGCCATGGCCCAGGCCGGCGGCATCGGCGTTATTCACCGCAACATGGATGCGGACCTGCAGGCCGCCGAGGTGGCGCAGGTGAAGAAGTTCGAATCCGGCATGGTCGTCAATCCGGTCACGACCAATCCAGGCGCGCGCCTCGCCGAGGCGTTGGGCCTGATGGCCCGCAACAGCATCTCAGGGATTCCCGTGGTCGAACCCGACTCAGGCCGTCTCGTGGGCATCGTGACCAACCGGGATGTGCGCTTCGCGACCAACGAGGAGCAGCCCGTGTCCGAGCTGATGACCAAGGACCTGGTCACGGTGAAGGACAATGTGGATATGGAAGAGGCCAAGCGGCTTCTCCATCAACACCGCATCGAAAAACTGCTCGTGGTCGACGACGACTATCGCTGCATCGGCCTCATCACGGTGAAGGACATCGAAAAGGCGCGCGCCCATCCGAACGCCTGCAAGGACGACCAAGGGCGCCTGCGCGTGGCCGCCGCCACGAGCGTGGGCGACAGCGGGTTCGAGCGCGCCGAGCAGCTCATCGATGCCGGAGTCGATCTTATCGTCGTGGACACGGCCCATGGTCATTCGCGGCTGGTCTTGGATCAGGTGGGCCGCATCAAGCGCATCTCCAACGTCGTGCAGGTCGTCGCCGGCAACGTCGCAACGGCCGAAGGCACCAAGGCGCTCATCGACGCGGCGGCGGACGCGATCAAAGTCGGCATCGGACCGGGCTCGATCTGCACCACCCGCATCGTCGCCGGCGTGGGCGTGCCGCAGTTCAGCGCGCTGCTTGAATCGGTCGAGGAGGCCAAGAAAGCGGGCGTCCCGGTGATCTCCGACGGCGGCATCCGCTATTCGGGCGACATGGCCAAGGCGCTAGCCGCGGGCGCGGACTGCGTGATGCTCGGGTCGCTTCTCGCGGGTACGGACGAAAGCCCGGGCGAGGTCTTCCTCTACCAGGGACGGTCGTACAAGTCCTATCGCGGCATGGGCTCGATCAGCGCCATGGCGCGCGGCTCGGCGGATCGCTACTTCCAGCAGGAAATCAAGGACACCCTAAAGCTGGTGCCCGAGGGCATCGAGGGGCAGGTGCCCTACAAGGGACCCGCGGGCAGCGTGCTGCACCAACTCATCGGCGGCTTGCGGGCCTCCATGGGCTATACAGGGTCCCGCACCATCGATGATTTCCAGGACCGCACGAAGTTCATCCGCATTTCGACCGCAAGCTTCCGCGAGAGCCACGTCCATGACGTGACCATCACGCGGGAGTCGCCCAACTACCCGCGGGAGAACTAG
- a CDS encoding LysR substrate-binding domain-containing protein yields MDRLGAIRVFVAIADAGSLSAAGERLGMPLTTVSRHLKALEDALNTRLVTRTTRRLALTEPGQTYLETCRRVLGDLDMAERHLAGEKAEPRGLLALTAPSLFGRLHVRPVVSAYLDAYPQMTARMLLVNRVVNLVEEGLDVGIRIGHLPDSAMRATTLGTVRLICCASPAYLEAAGVPAEPRDLLDYSCITFTSFSQPDRWGFPGSGGPEKRKAQNVPVEPRLIVNTAETGIDAAVSGLGIVRVLSYQAQAPLKDGSLCRVLEDFEPEPLPVSLVHREDRLPQPKVQAFSEIAVPLLRKALKTL; encoded by the coding sequence ATGGACCGGCTGGGAGCGATACGGGTGTTCGTGGCGATTGCCGATGCGGGCTCGCTTTCGGCGGCCGGGGAGCGGCTCGGCATGCCGCTGACTACGGTGAGCCGCCATCTCAAGGCGCTGGAAGACGCCCTCAACACGCGTCTTGTCACCCGGACGACGCGGCGACTGGCTCTGACGGAGCCGGGGCAGACCTATTTGGAGACATGCCGCCGGGTTCTCGGCGACCTCGACATGGCTGAACGCCATTTGGCCGGCGAGAAGGCGGAACCCCGCGGCCTGCTGGCGCTGACGGCGCCCAGCCTGTTCGGGCGGTTGCATGTACGCCCGGTGGTGAGCGCCTATCTGGACGCCTATCCGCAAATGACCGCGCGCATGCTCCTGGTGAACCGGGTGGTGAACCTCGTTGAGGAGGGACTCGATGTCGGGATCCGCATCGGCCATCTCCCGGATTCGGCGATGCGCGCCACCACACTAGGCACGGTCCGGCTGATCTGCTGCGCCAGTCCCGCCTATCTCGAGGCGGCCGGCGTGCCAGCGGAGCCGAGAGATCTGCTCGACTATTCCTGCATCACCTTCACCTCGTTCTCACAGCCCGATCGCTGGGGATTTCCGGGGAGCGGCGGTCCGGAGAAGCGGAAGGCCCAGAACGTTCCGGTCGAGCCCCGCTTGATCGTCAACACGGCAGAGACGGGGATCGACGCTGCGGTGTCCGGTCTCGGCATCGTTCGGGTTCTCTCCTACCAGGCGCAGGCGCCCCTGAAAGACGGGTCGCTGTGCCGGGTCCTCGAGGACTTCGAACCGGAGCCGCTTCCCGTCAGCCTCGTGCACCGGGAGGACCGTTTGCCGCAGCCGAAAGTCCAGGCGTTTTCGGAGATTGCAGTGCCTTTGTTACGCAAGGCTCTCAAGACCCTCTGA
- a CDS encoding glutathione S-transferase family protein, whose protein sequence is MTARTLYDMELSGNCYKVRLFCALLGLDVALEPVDLMAGAHKQSPFIDLNPFGQVPVLQDGDVVLRDSQAILVYLARKYGGENWLPTDPVGMASVVNWLMVAENEIARGPGDARLHDKFGFPVDADGARANAASILGLLETHLEENEWLALDRPTIADIACMPYVALGHEGGVPLDSYPAIQAWVGRIKALPGFVAMPAL, encoded by the coding sequence ATGACCGCTCGCACTCTGTACGACATGGAACTCTCTGGGAATTGCTACAAAGTCCGACTCTTTTGCGCCCTGCTTGGGCTGGATGTTGCGCTTGAGCCCGTCGACCTCATGGCGGGAGCCCACAAGCAAAGTCCGTTCATCGACCTGAACCCGTTCGGCCAGGTTCCCGTGCTGCAAGACGGCGACGTCGTTTTGCGCGACTCGCAAGCCATCCTGGTCTACCTCGCCCGCAAATATGGCGGCGAGAACTGGCTGCCCACGGACCCCGTCGGTATGGCGAGTGTCGTGAACTGGCTGATGGTGGCGGAGAACGAAATCGCCCGCGGCCCTGGAGACGCGCGCCTCCATGACAAGTTCGGCTTCCCCGTCGATGCGGACGGAGCGCGGGCGAACGCAGCCAGTATTCTCGGCCTGCTGGAGACGCACCTCGAAGAGAACGAATGGCTGGCGCTGGACCGGCCCACCATCGCGGATATTGCCTGCATGCCCTACGTGGCCCTCGGCCATGAAGGCGGCGTGCCGCTGGACTCCTATCCCGCGATCCAGGCTTGGGTCGGCCGCATCAAGGCCCTCCCCGGCTTCGTCGCCATGCCGGCGCTGTAG
- a CDS encoding pyridoxamine 5'-phosphate oxidase family protein: MRTWMDITFTPSVKAAQTRRGSREGYARMEAKGTTRTFVDDGLADFIANARSFYLATASSDGQPYIQHRGGPPGFLHVLDENTLAFADFSGNRQYISTGNLDENPKAMIFIMDYRTRRRVKIWGTAKVVENDDALIDRLMPDNYVARPEAALVFTVNSWDTNCPQHIPLMVFAEDVEPLAERVTALEAENARLRRQLTDNNTASGDAT, from the coding sequence ATGCGCACCTGGATGGACATAACCTTCACGCCCTCGGTCAAGGCGGCGCAGACCCGCCGCGGCTCGCGTGAGGGCTATGCCCGGATGGAAGCCAAAGGCACGACCCGGACGTTCGTCGATGACGGTCTTGCCGACTTCATTGCGAACGCCCGCTCGTTCTACCTGGCGACCGCCAGCAGCGATGGCCAGCCCTACATCCAGCATCGCGGGGGCCCGCCCGGCTTCCTGCATGTACTCGACGAGAACACGCTGGCCTTCGCCGACTTCTCGGGCAACCGGCAATACATCTCTACCGGCAATCTGGACGAGAACCCGAAGGCGATGATCTTCATCATGGATTACCGCACGCGCCGCCGCGTGAAGATCTGGGGCACGGCAAAGGTGGTGGAGAACGACGACGCGCTCATCGACCGGCTGATGCCCGACAATTACGTGGCGCGTCCCGAGGCGGCCCTCGTCTTCACCGTGAACTCCTGGGACACGAACTGCCCCCAGCACATTCCGCTCATGGTCTTCGCCGAGGACGTCGAGCCGCTTGCCGAGCGTGTCACCGCGCTGGAAGCGGAGAACGCACGCCTTCGGAGACAACTCACCGACAACAACACCGCATCAGGAGACGCCACGTGA
- a CDS encoding DJ-1/PfpI family protein → MTAHRSYPKTPGFRLGVYVFKDAEIVDFAAPHGVFSVARRLDPELDAFLVSDAMRPVQAQAGLTVIPNYSFNDTPDMNALLIPGGFGTRQEMHNQRLHAFIRSLPEKTLITSVCTGSWIYGAMGLLDGLPATNRKEPDRLEASGAGKVPIDRLAEIAPKAQISRARVVDAGRIVTAGGIASGMEMGFHLLRRAGYPEDFISEVARIMEYAAAYEVYRNDIEYAG, encoded by the coding sequence GTGACCGCCCATCGCAGCTACCCCAAGACGCCCGGATTTCGCCTCGGTGTCTATGTGTTCAAGGACGCCGAGATCGTCGATTTCGCCGCGCCGCATGGCGTGTTTTCGGTGGCCCGCCGTCTCGACCCGGAGCTCGACGCGTTTCTCGTTTCGGACGCCATGCGGCCCGTACAGGCCCAGGCGGGCCTGACGGTGATCCCGAACTACAGCTTCAACGATACGCCGGACATGAACGCACTTCTGATCCCCGGCGGGTTCGGCACGCGCCAGGAGATGCACAACCAGCGGCTCCATGCCTTCATCCGGTCGCTCCCGGAAAAGACTCTGATTACAAGCGTCTGCACAGGCTCGTGGATCTACGGTGCCATGGGTCTGCTGGACGGCCTACCCGCCACCAACCGCAAGGAGCCGGATCGGCTCGAGGCCTCGGGCGCCGGCAAAGTTCCGATCGACCGCCTCGCGGAAATAGCCCCAAAGGCCCAGATCTCGCGCGCGCGCGTCGTCGATGCGGGGCGGATCGTGACCGCGGGCGGCATCGCGTCCGGCATGGAAATGGGTTTCCACCTGCTGCGCCGCGCCGGCTACCCGGAAGACTTCATCTCCGAAGTCGCACGCATCATGGAATATGCTGCCGCCTACGAGGTCTATCGCAACGACATAGAATATGCCGGCTAG
- a CDS encoding TerB family tellurite resistance protein — translation MTTAMEADWVLRTMAAMAAADQRLDAREVDLIQRVYQELTGRPVDVGGVVSAVQVYARRDVAQDLSQVAGSFSPEAKTAIMQGAYRTLAVNNHVSQAERDTLDRVAGALRSRPPNWRRSWRRSKHLPHRPSCRGSPSRA, via the coding sequence ATGACGACGGCAATGGAGGCGGACTGGGTCCTCAGGACCATGGCCGCAATGGCCGCGGCCGATCAAAGGCTCGACGCCCGCGAGGTCGACCTCATCCAACGCGTCTATCAAGAGCTGACCGGACGGCCTGTGGATGTGGGCGGCGTCGTGTCGGCGGTCCAAGTCTATGCCCGGCGAGATGTGGCCCAGGACTTGTCGCAGGTCGCCGGCAGCTTCTCGCCCGAAGCAAAGACGGCCATCATGCAAGGGGCCTATCGGACCCTCGCCGTCAACAATCATGTTTCGCAAGCCGAGCGCGACACGCTCGACAGGGTCGCCGGAGCGCTTCGCTCCCGGCCTCCGAATTGGAGGCGATCCTGGCGGAGGTCGAAACACCTCCCTCACAGACCTAGCTGTCGTGGCTCTCCGAGCCGGGCCTGA
- a CDS encoding MIP/aquaporin family protein translates to MTFDFTRRLCAEALGTFFLVMAVVGSGIMAETLAGGNVALALLCNTIATGAVLFVIITIFIDVSGAHFNPAVSFAMLLRGSLPRGEVLPYMAVQIVGGCLGAIAAHLMFGLDAIQISQHTRTGFGQWLGEFIATFGLVATILGCVRFNVAAIPAAVGLYITSAYWFTSSTSFANPAVTIARAISDTFSGIAPAHVPAFLLAQFVGAAAAVLLFGWLLRPGSESHDS, encoded by the coding sequence ATGACGTTCGATTTCACGCGGCGGCTCTGTGCCGAGGCGCTGGGCACGTTTTTTCTTGTGATGGCGGTCGTCGGGTCCGGCATCATGGCGGAGACCCTTGCCGGCGGGAACGTGGCGCTGGCGCTTCTCTGCAACACGATCGCCACAGGCGCGGTCCTGTTCGTCATCATCACGATCTTCATCGACGTCTCGGGGGCGCATTTCAACCCGGCGGTCAGCTTCGCGATGCTCCTGCGCGGATCGCTCCCGCGCGGCGAAGTGCTGCCGTATATGGCCGTGCAGATCGTGGGCGGATGCTTGGGCGCGATTGCGGCCCATTTGATGTTCGGCCTCGACGCGATCCAGATCAGTCAGCACACAAGGACCGGGTTCGGGCAGTGGCTCGGCGAGTTCATCGCCACGTTCGGGCTCGTGGCCACGATCCTCGGCTGCGTCCGCTTCAATGTCGCCGCGATCCCGGCTGCGGTCGGTCTCTATATTACGAGCGCGTACTGGTTCACGTCCTCGACGTCGTTCGCCAATCCGGCGGTGACGATCGCCCGCGCCATCAGCGACACGTTCTCAGGGATCGCTCCGGCCCATGTGCCGGCTTTTCTGCTGGCGCAGTTCGTGGGCGCCGCCGCGGCGGTTCTGTTGTTCGGTTGGTTGCTCAGGCCCGGCTCGGAGAGCCACGACAGCTAG
- a CDS encoding methyltransferase domain-containing protein — MNIEVVKEYYGKVLKGSGDLQTSACCDAAETPRYLTELIANVHDEVAARYYGCGLCIPTALQNCNVLDLGSGTGRDVYILSQLVGEAGSVTGVDMTAEQLATADAHRDWHAKKFGYAKSNVRFLEGYLEKLDALDLEPGSFDVIVSNCVINLCMDKPAVLRGAYDLLKQGGELYFADVYCDRRLPDELRADPLLYGECLGGALYWNDFLPMAKQAGFLDPRLVSSRPIEIDNPDMREKLGNARFFSATYRLFKLDDLEPACEDYGQAVIYRGGVFEQPETFVLDDHHLIEKDRIFPVCGNVWRMLADTRFAPYFNFVGDFSKHFGIFPGCGTPSPFEDADKAGNGSVSCC, encoded by the coding sequence ATGAACATCGAGGTGGTCAAGGAGTACTACGGCAAGGTCCTGAAAGGCTCGGGGGATCTGCAGACGAGCGCCTGCTGCGACGCTGCCGAGACACCCCGGTATCTCACCGAACTGATCGCCAACGTTCATGACGAGGTTGCCGCCCGCTATTACGGCTGCGGGCTGTGCATCCCCACGGCGCTTCAGAACTGTAACGTGCTGGATCTCGGCTCCGGCACGGGGCGGGACGTCTACATCCTGTCGCAACTGGTTGGCGAGGCCGGCTCCGTGACCGGCGTGGACATGACCGCCGAACAGCTGGCGACGGCCGACGCCCATCGGGATTGGCACGCCAAGAAGTTCGGCTATGCCAAGTCCAATGTGCGGTTTCTGGAAGGCTATCTGGAGAAGCTGGACGCGCTCGATCTCGAACCCGGCTCCTTCGATGTCATCGTATCCAACTGCGTCATCAACCTGTGCATGGACAAGCCGGCGGTGCTCCGCGGCGCCTACGATCTTCTGAAACAGGGCGGTGAACTCTACTTCGCCGATGTCTATTGCGACCGGCGGTTGCCGGACGAGCTGCGCGCCGATCCGCTCCTCTATGGCGAGTGTCTCGGCGGGGCGCTCTACTGGAACGACTTCCTACCGATGGCCAAGCAGGCGGGTTTTCTCGACCCGCGCCTTGTCAGCAGCCGCCCGATCGAAATCGACAATCCGGACATGCGCGAGAAGCTCGGGAACGCGCGTTTCTTCTCGGCGACCTACCGCCTCTTCAAGCTGGACGATCTCGAGCCGGCTTGCGAGGACTACGGCCAGGCGGTCATTTACCGCGGCGGCGTTTTCGAACAGCCAGAGACGTTTGTCCTCGACGACCATCACCTGATCGAGAAGGACCGGATCTTTCCGGTGTGCGGCAATGTCTGGCGGATGCTGGCAGATACGCGCTTCGCGCCGTATTTCAATTTCGTCGGTGACTTCTCCAAACATTTCGGTATTTTCCCGGGCTGCGGAACGCCGTCGCCATTCGAGGACGCGGACAAAGCGGGGAACGGATCAGTCAGCTGCTGCTAG